One Prolixibacteraceae bacterium DNA segment encodes these proteins:
- a CDS encoding gluconate 5-dehydrogenase, translating to MILDLFSLKGKNALVTGATHGLGMAIASALGEAGAQIVVNDLNQEKLDTAIAEYKAKGIDAKGYLFDVTDEAAVIAAVDQIEAEVGPIGILVNNAGIIKRVPMQDMEVKDYRQVIDIDLVGPFIMGKYVGRKMIDRREGKIINMCSMMSELGRNDVCAYASAKGGLKMLTRNMATEWAKFNIQTNGIGPGYFATAQTAPIRVDGHPFNEFIINRTPAARWGNPEDLGGTAVFLASKASDFVNGHVVYVDGGILATIGKPSNEE from the coding sequence ATGATTTTAGATTTATTTAGCTTAAAAGGGAAGAATGCTCTTGTGACTGGAGCAACACATGGGCTTGGAATGGCTATTGCATCAGCATTAGGTGAAGCAGGAGCTCAAATTGTAGTAAATGATTTGAATCAAGAAAAGCTTGATACTGCTATTGCTGAGTATAAAGCAAAAGGTATTGACGCAAAAGGTTATCTTTTTGATGTTACCGATGAGGCTGCAGTGATTGCTGCTGTTGATCAAATCGAAGCAGAAGTTGGACCAATTGGTATTTTGGTTAACAATGCTGGTATTATCAAGCGTGTGCCAATGCAAGACATGGAGGTAAAAGATTACCGTCAAGTTATCGATATCGACCTAGTAGGTCCATTTATCATGGGTAAATATGTTGGTCGCAAGATGATTGATCGCCGTGAGGGAAAGATCATTAACATGTGTTCTATGATGAGTGAACTTGGACGTAATGATGTTTGTGCTTATGCATCTGCTAAAGGTGGATTGAAAATGTTGACTAGAAACATGGCTACTGAGTGGGCTAAGTTTAACATTCAAACAAACGGAATTGGTCCTGGTTACTTCGCTACAGCGCAGACAGCACCTATCCGTGTTGATGGTCACCCATTTAATGAATTTATTATCAATCGTACTCCAGCAGCTCGTTGGGGAAATCCTGAAGATCTAGGTGGAACAGCAGTTTTCTTGGCTTCAAAAGCGAGTGATTTTGTGAATGGTCATGTTGTTTATGTAGATGGTGGTATTTTGGCTACTATCGGTAAACCTTCGAATGAAGAGTAA